In Homo sapiens chromosome 11, GRCh38.p14 Primary Assembly, one DNA window encodes the following:
- the TBC1D10C gene encoding carabin isoform 5 (isoform 5 is encoded by transcript variant 9), which yields MAQALGEDLVQPPELQDDSSSLGSDSELSGPGPYRQADRYGFIGGSSAEPGPGHPPADLIRQREMKWVEMTSHWEKTMSRRYKKVKMQCRKGIPSALRARCWPLLCGAHVCQKNSPGTYQELAEAPGDPQWMETIGRDLHRQFPLHEMFVSPQGHGQQGLLQVLKAYTLYRPEQGYCQAQGPVAAVLLMHLPPEACALPLPQEAFWCLVQICEVYLPGYYGPHMEAVRLDAEVFMALLRRLLPHVHKHLQQVGVGPLLYLPEWFLCLFARSLPFPTVLRVWDAFLSEGARVLFRVGLTLVRLALGTAEQRGACPGLLETLGALRAIPPAQLQEEAFMSQVHSVVLSERDLQREIKAQLAQLPDSAPGPPPRPQVRLAGAQAIFEAQQLAGVRRGAKPEVPRIVVQPPEEPRPPRRKPQTRGKTFHGLLTRARGPPIEGPPRPQRGSTSFLDTRF from the exons ATGGCCCAGGCCCTGGGGGAGGACCTGGTGCAGCCTCCCGAGCTGCAGGATGACTCCAGCTCCTTGGGGTCCGACTCAGAGCTCAGCGGGCCTGGCCCATATCGCCAGGCCGACCGCTATGGATTCATTGGGGGCAGCTCAGCAGAGCCAGG GCCGGGCCACCCACCTGCAGACCTCATCCGCCAACGGGAGATGAAGTGGGTGGAGATGACCTCGCACTGGGAGAAAACCATGTCCCGGCGGTACAAGAAG GTAAAGATGCAGTGCCGGAAAGGCATCCCGTCTGCCCTGCGCGCCCGATGCTGGCCCCTGTTGTGTGGGGCCCATGTGTGCCAGAAGAACAGCCCTGGCACCTATCAG GAGCTGGCAGAGGCCCCTGGAGACCCACAGTGGATGGAGACCATTGGCAGGGACCTGCACCGTCAATTCCCTCTGCACGAGATGTTTGTGTCGCCTCAGGGCCACGG GCAGCAGGGGCTCCTGCAGGTGCTCAAGGCCTACACCCTGTATCGACCGGAGCAGGGCTACTGCCAGGCCCAGGGGCCCGTGGCTGCTGTGCTGCTCATGcacctgcccccagag GCCTGtgccctgccccttccccaggAGGCCTTCTGGTGCCTGGTGCAGATCTGTGAGGTCTACCTCCCTGGGTACTACGGGCCCCACATG GAGGCTGTGCGGCTGGACGCCGAGGTGTTCATGGCCCTGCTGCGGCGGCTGCTTCCGCACGTGCACAAGCACCTGCAGCAGGTGGGCGTCGGACCCCTGCTGTACCTGCCCGAGTGGTTCCTGTGCCTCTTCGCCCGCTCCCTGCCCTTCCCCACAGTGCTGCGTGTCTGGGATGCCTTCCTCAGTGAGG GTGCCAGAGTACTGTTCCGTGTGGGGCTGACACTGGTGCGCCTGGCGCTGGGCACTGCAGAGCAGCGAggggcctgccctggcctcctggaGACACTGGGAGCCCTTCGAGCCATCCCCCCCGCGCAGCTGCAGGAGGAGGCCTTCATGTCACAG GTGCACAGCGTGGTGCTGTCAGAGCGGGACCTGCAGCGGGAGATCAAGGCCCAGCTGGCCCAGCTGCCCGATTCCGCGCCGGGACCCCCGCCCCGGCCACAGGTCCGCCTCGCCGGGGCCCAAGCCATCTTTGAGGCCCAGCAGCTGGCAGGAGTGCGACGAGGCGCCAAGCCTGAGGTGCCTCGGATTGTGGTGCAGCCCCCGGAGGAGCCCAGACCACCGCGGCGGAAACCCCAGACCCGCGGCAAGACTTTCCATGGGCTCCTGACTCGGGCCCGGGGCCCCCCCATCGAGGGGCCCCCCAGGCCCCAACGAGGCTCCACCTCCTTCCTGGACACCCGCTTCTGA
- the TBC1D10C gene encoding carabin isoform 1 (isoform 1 is encoded by transcript variant 7), with protein sequence MAQALGEDLVQPPELQDDSSSLGSDSELSGPGPYRQADRYGFIGGSSAEPGPGHPPADLIRQREMKWVEMTSHWEKTMSRRYKKVKMQCRKGIPSALRARCWPLLCGAHVCQKNSPGTYQELAEAPGDPQWMETIGRDLHRQFPLHEMFVSPQGHGQQGLLQVLKAYTLYRPEQGYCQAQGPVAAVLLMHLPPEEAFWCLVQICEVYLPGYYGPHMEAVRLDAEVFMALLRRLLPHVHKHLQQVGVGPLLYLPEWFLCLFARSLPFPTVLRVWDAFLSEGARVLFRVGLTLVRLALGTAEQRGACPGLLETLGALRAIPPAQLQEEAFMSQVHSVVLSERDLQREIKAQLAQLPDSAPGPPPRPQVRLAGAQAIFEAQQLAGVRRGAKPEVPRIVVQPPEEPRPPRRKPQTRGKTFHGLLTRARGPPIEGPPRPQRGSTSFLDTRF encoded by the exons ATGGCCCAGGCCCTGGGGGAGGACCTGGTGCAGCCTCCCGAGCTGCAGGATGACTCCAGCTCCTTGGGGTCCGACTCAGAGCTCAGCGGGCCTGGCCCATATCGCCAGGCCGACCGCTATGGATTCATTGGGGGCAGCTCAGCAGAGCCAGG GCCGGGCCACCCACCTGCAGACCTCATCCGCCAACGGGAGATGAAGTGGGTGGAGATGACCTCGCACTGGGAGAAAACCATGTCCCGGCGGTACAAGAAG GTAAAGATGCAGTGCCGGAAAGGCATCCCGTCTGCCCTGCGCGCCCGATGCTGGCCCCTGTTGTGTGGGGCCCATGTGTGCCAGAAGAACAGCCCTGGCACCTATCAG GAGCTGGCAGAGGCCCCTGGAGACCCACAGTGGATGGAGACCATTGGCAGGGACCTGCACCGTCAATTCCCTCTGCACGAGATGTTTGTGTCGCCTCAGGGCCACGG GCAGCAGGGGCTCCTGCAGGTGCTCAAGGCCTACACCCTGTATCGACCGGAGCAGGGCTACTGCCAGGCCCAGGGGCCCGTGGCTGCTGTGCTGCTCATGcacctgcccccagag gAGGCCTTCTGGTGCCTGGTGCAGATCTGTGAGGTCTACCTCCCTGGGTACTACGGGCCCCACATG GAGGCTGTGCGGCTGGACGCCGAGGTGTTCATGGCCCTGCTGCGGCGGCTGCTTCCGCACGTGCACAAGCACCTGCAGCAGGTGGGCGTCGGACCCCTGCTGTACCTGCCCGAGTGGTTCCTGTGCCTCTTCGCCCGCTCCCTGCCCTTCCCCACAGTGCTGCGTGTCTGGGATGCCTTCCTCAGTGAGG GTGCCAGAGTACTGTTCCGTGTGGGGCTGACACTGGTGCGCCTGGCGCTGGGCACTGCAGAGCAGCGAggggcctgccctggcctcctggaGACACTGGGAGCCCTTCGAGCCATCCCCCCCGCGCAGCTGCAGGAGGAGGCCTTCATGTCACAG GTGCACAGCGTGGTGCTGTCAGAGCGGGACCTGCAGCGGGAGATCAAGGCCCAGCTGGCCCAGCTGCCCGATTCCGCGCCGGGACCCCCGCCCCGGCCACAGGTCCGCCTCGCCGGGGCCCAAGCCATCTTTGAGGCCCAGCAGCTGGCAGGAGTGCGACGAGGCGCCAAGCCTGAGGTGCCTCGGATTGTGGTGCAGCCCCCGGAGGAGCCCAGACCACCGCGGCGGAAACCCCAGACCCGCGGCAAGACTTTCCATGGGCTCCTGACTCGGGCCCGGGGCCCCCCCATCGAGGGGCCCCCCAGGCCCCAACGAGGCTCCACCTCCTTCCTGGACACCCGCTTCTGA
- the TBC1D10C gene encoding carabin isoform X3, with amino-acid sequence MAQALGEDLVQPPELQDDSSSLGSDSELSGPGPYRQADRYGFIGGSSAEPGPGHPPADLIRQREMKWVEMTSHWEKTMSRRYKKVKMQCRKGIPSALRARCWPLLCGAHVCQKNSPGTYQELAEAPGDPQWMETIGRDLHRQFPLHEMFVSPQGHGQQGLLQVLKAYTLYRPEQGYCQAQGPVAAVLLMHLPPEEAFWCLVQICEVYLPGYYGPHMEAVRLDAEVFMALLRRLLPHVHKHLQQVGVGPLLYLPEWFLCLFARSLPFPTVLRVWDAFLSEGGGLTGVAVEAWGQRGHCPQGPGYSLRSREGLEP; translated from the exons ATGGCCCAGGCCCTGGGGGAGGACCTGGTGCAGCCTCCCGAGCTGCAGGATGACTCCAGCTCCTTGGGGTCCGACTCAGAGCTCAGCGGGCCTGGCCCATATCGCCAGGCCGACCGCTATGGATTCATTGGGGGCAGCTCAGCAGAGCCAGG GCCGGGCCACCCACCTGCAGACCTCATCCGCCAACGGGAGATGAAGTGGGTGGAGATGACCTCGCACTGGGAGAAAACCATGTCCCGGCGGTACAAGAAG GTAAAGATGCAGTGCCGGAAAGGCATCCCGTCTGCCCTGCGCGCCCGATGCTGGCCCCTGTTGTGTGGGGCCCATGTGTGCCAGAAGAACAGCCCTGGCACCTATCAG GAGCTGGCAGAGGCCCCTGGAGACCCACAGTGGATGGAGACCATTGGCAGGGACCTGCACCGTCAATTCCCTCTGCACGAGATGTTTGTGTCGCCTCAGGGCCACGG GCAGCAGGGGCTCCTGCAGGTGCTCAAGGCCTACACCCTGTATCGACCGGAGCAGGGCTACTGCCAGGCCCAGGGGCCCGTGGCTGCTGTGCTGCTCATGcacctgcccccagag gAGGCCTTCTGGTGCCTGGTGCAGATCTGTGAGGTCTACCTCCCTGGGTACTACGGGCCCCACATG GAGGCTGTGCGGCTGGACGCCGAGGTGTTCATGGCCCTGCTGCGGCGGCTGCTTCCGCACGTGCACAAGCACCTGCAGCAGGTGGGCGTCGGACCCCTGCTGTACCTGCCCGAGTGGTTCCTGTGCCTCTTCGCCCGCTCCCTGCCCTTCCCCACAGTGCTGCGTGTCTGGGATGCCTTCCTCAGTGAGG GAGGAGGACTCACAGGGGTGGCTGTGGAGGCCTGGGGCCAGAGAGGCCACTGTCCCCAGGGGCCAGGCTACAGTCTACGAAGCAGGGAGGGCTTGGAGCCATGA
- the TBC1D10C gene encoding carabin isoform 2 (isoform 2 is encoded by transcript variant 2), producing the protein MAQALGEDLVQPPELQDDSSSLGSDSELSGPGPYRQADRYGFIGGSSAEPGPGHPPADLIRQREMKWVEMTSHWEKTMSRRYKKVKMQCRKGIPSALRARCWPLLCGAHVCQKNSPGTYQELAEAPGDPQWMETIGRDLHRQFPLHEMFVSPQGHGRGSCRCSRPTPCIDRSRATARPRGPWLLCCSCTCPQRRPSGAWCRSVRSTSLGTTGPTWCQSTVPCGADTGAPGAGHCRAARGLPWPPGDTGSPSSHPPRAAAGGGLHVTGAQRGAVRAGPAAGDQGPAGPAARFRAGTPAPATGPPRRGPSHL; encoded by the exons ATGGCCCAGGCCCTGGGGGAGGACCTGGTGCAGCCTCCCGAGCTGCAGGATGACTCCAGCTCCTTGGGGTCCGACTCAGAGCTCAGCGGGCCTGGCCCATATCGCCAGGCCGACCGCTATGGATTCATTGGGGGCAGCTCAGCAGAGCCAGG GCCGGGCCACCCACCTGCAGACCTCATCCGCCAACGGGAGATGAAGTGGGTGGAGATGACCTCGCACTGGGAGAAAACCATGTCCCGGCGGTACAAGAAG GTAAAGATGCAGTGCCGGAAAGGCATCCCGTCTGCCCTGCGCGCCCGATGCTGGCCCCTGTTGTGTGGGGCCCATGTGTGCCAGAAGAACAGCCCTGGCACCTATCAG GAGCTGGCAGAGGCCCCTGGAGACCCACAGTGGATGGAGACCATTGGCAGGGACCTGCACCGTCAATTCCCTCTGCACGAGATGTTTGTGTCGCCTCAGGGCCACGG CAGGGGCTCCTGCAGGTGCTCAAGGCCTACACCCTGTATCGACCGGAGCAGGGCTACTGCCAGGCCCAGGGGCCCGTGGCTGCTGTGCTGCTCATGcacctgcccccagag gAGGCCTTCTGGTGCCTGGTGCAGATCTGTGAGGTCTACCTCCCTGGGTACTACGGGCCCCACATG GTGCCAGAGTACTGTTCCGTGTGGGGCTGACACTGGTGCGCCTGGCGCTGGGCACTGCAGAGCAGCGAggggcctgccctggcctcctggaGACACTGGGAGCCCTTCGAGCCATCCCCCCCGCGCAGCTGCAGGAGGAGGCCTTCATGTCACAG GTGCACAGCGTGGTGCTGTCAGAGCGGGACCTGCAGCGGGAGATCAAGGCCCAGCTGGCCCAGCTGCCCGATTCCGCGCCGGGACCCCCGCCCCGGCCACAGGTCCGCCTCGCCGGGGCCCAAGCCATCTTTGA
- the TBC1D10C gene encoding carabin isoform 3 (isoform 3 is encoded by transcript variant 4) has protein sequence MAQALGEDLVQPPELQDDSSSLGSDSELSGPGPYRQADRYGFIGGSSAEPGPGHPPADLIRQREMKWVEMTSHWEKTMSRRYKKVKMQCRKGIPSALRARCWPLLCGAHVCQKNSPGTYQELAEAPGDPQWMETIGRDLHRQFPLHEMFVSPQGHGRPSGAWCRSVRSTSLGTTGPTWCQSTVPCGADTGAPGAGHCRAARGLPWPPGDTGSPSSHPPRAAAGGGLHVTGAQRGAVRAGPAAGDQGPAGPAARFRAGTPAPATGPPRRGPSHL, from the exons ATGGCCCAGGCCCTGGGGGAGGACCTGGTGCAGCCTCCCGAGCTGCAGGATGACTCCAGCTCCTTGGGGTCCGACTCAGAGCTCAGCGGGCCTGGCCCATATCGCCAGGCCGACCGCTATGGATTCATTGGGGGCAGCTCAGCAGAGCCAGG GCCGGGCCACCCACCTGCAGACCTCATCCGCCAACGGGAGATGAAGTGGGTGGAGATGACCTCGCACTGGGAGAAAACCATGTCCCGGCGGTACAAGAAG GTAAAGATGCAGTGCCGGAAAGGCATCCCGTCTGCCCTGCGCGCCCGATGCTGGCCCCTGTTGTGTGGGGCCCATGTGTGCCAGAAGAACAGCCCTGGCACCTATCAG GAGCTGGCAGAGGCCCCTGGAGACCCACAGTGGATGGAGACCATTGGCAGGGACCTGCACCGTCAATTCCCTCTGCACGAGATGTTTGTGTCGCCTCAGGGCCACGG gAGGCCTTCTGGTGCCTGGTGCAGATCTGTGAGGTCTACCTCCCTGGGTACTACGGGCCCCACATG GTGCCAGAGTACTGTTCCGTGTGGGGCTGACACTGGTGCGCCTGGCGCTGGGCACTGCAGAGCAGCGAggggcctgccctggcctcctggaGACACTGGGAGCCCTTCGAGCCATCCCCCCCGCGCAGCTGCAGGAGGAGGCCTTCATGTCACAG GTGCACAGCGTGGTGCTGTCAGAGCGGGACCTGCAGCGGGAGATCAAGGCCCAGCTGGCCCAGCTGCCCGATTCCGCGCCGGGACCCCCGCCCCGGCCACAGGTCCGCCTCGCCGGGGCCCAAGCCATCTTTGA
- the TBC1D10C gene encoding carabin isoform X2 encodes MAQALGEDLVQPPELQDDSSSLGSDSELSGPGPYRQADRYGFIGGSSAEPGPGHPPADLIRQREMKWVEMTSHWEKTMSRRYKKVKMQCRKGIPSALRARCWPLLCGAHVCQKNSPGTYQELAEAPGDPQWMETIGRDLHRQFPLHEMFVSPQGHGRGSCRCSRPTPCIDRSRATARPRGPWLLCCSCTCPQRRPSGAWCRSVRSTSLGTTGPTWRLCGWTPRCSWPCCGGCFRTCTSTCSRWASDPCCTCPSGSCASSPAPCPSPQCCVSGMPSSVREEDSQGWLWRPGAREATVPRGQATVYEAGRAWSHEAREVEAGGQAKNRRGVGAEPSWTPCVFGTLP; translated from the exons ATGGCCCAGGCCCTGGGGGAGGACCTGGTGCAGCCTCCCGAGCTGCAGGATGACTCCAGCTCCTTGGGGTCCGACTCAGAGCTCAGCGGGCCTGGCCCATATCGCCAGGCCGACCGCTATGGATTCATTGGGGGCAGCTCAGCAGAGCCAGG GCCGGGCCACCCACCTGCAGACCTCATCCGCCAACGGGAGATGAAGTGGGTGGAGATGACCTCGCACTGGGAGAAAACCATGTCCCGGCGGTACAAGAAG GTAAAGATGCAGTGCCGGAAAGGCATCCCGTCTGCCCTGCGCGCCCGATGCTGGCCCCTGTTGTGTGGGGCCCATGTGTGCCAGAAGAACAGCCCTGGCACCTATCAG GAGCTGGCAGAGGCCCCTGGAGACCCACAGTGGATGGAGACCATTGGCAGGGACCTGCACCGTCAATTCCCTCTGCACGAGATGTTTGTGTCGCCTCAGGGCCACGG CAGGGGCTCCTGCAGGTGCTCAAGGCCTACACCCTGTATCGACCGGAGCAGGGCTACTGCCAGGCCCAGGGGCCCGTGGCTGCTGTGCTGCTCATGcacctgcccccagag gAGGCCTTCTGGTGCCTGGTGCAGATCTGTGAGGTCTACCTCCCTGGGTACTACGGGCCCCACATG GAGGCTGTGCGGCTGGACGCCGAGGTGTTCATGGCCCTGCTGCGGCGGCTGCTTCCGCACGTGCACAAGCACCTGCAGCAGGTGGGCGTCGGACCCCTGCTGTACCTGCCCGAGTGGTTCCTGTGCCTCTTCGCCCGCTCCCTGCCCTTCCCCACAGTGCTGCGTGTCTGGGATGCCTTCCTCAGTGAGG GAGGAGGACTCACAGGGGTGGCTGTGGAGGCCTGGGGCCAGAGAGGCCACTGTCCCCAGGGGCCAGGCTACAGTCTACGAAGCAGGGAGGGCTTGGAGCCATGAAgccagagaggtggaggctgggggCCAGGCCAAGAACAGGAGGGGAGTCGGAGCAGAGCCAAGCTGGACTCCCTGTGTCTTTGGGACTCTGCCTTGA
- the TBC1D10C gene encoding carabin isoform X5 — MAQALGEDLVQPPELQDDSSSLGSDSELSGPGPYRQADRYGFIGGSSAEPGPGHPPADLIRQREMKWVEMTSHWEKTMSRRYKKVKMQCRKGIPSALRARCWPLLCGAHVCQKNSPGTYQELAEAPGDPQWMETIGRDLHRQFPLHEMFVSPQGHGRPSGAWCRSVRSTSLGTTGPTWRLCGWTPRCSWPCCGGCFRTCTSTCSRWASDPCCTCPSGSCASSPAPCPSPQCCVSGMPSSVREEDSQGWLWRPGAREATVPRGQATVYEAGRAWSHEAREVEAGGQAKNRRGVGAEPSWTPCVFGTLP; from the exons ATGGCCCAGGCCCTGGGGGAGGACCTGGTGCAGCCTCCCGAGCTGCAGGATGACTCCAGCTCCTTGGGGTCCGACTCAGAGCTCAGCGGGCCTGGCCCATATCGCCAGGCCGACCGCTATGGATTCATTGGGGGCAGCTCAGCAGAGCCAGG GCCGGGCCACCCACCTGCAGACCTCATCCGCCAACGGGAGATGAAGTGGGTGGAGATGACCTCGCACTGGGAGAAAACCATGTCCCGGCGGTACAAGAAG GTAAAGATGCAGTGCCGGAAAGGCATCCCGTCTGCCCTGCGCGCCCGATGCTGGCCCCTGTTGTGTGGGGCCCATGTGTGCCAGAAGAACAGCCCTGGCACCTATCAG GAGCTGGCAGAGGCCCCTGGAGACCCACAGTGGATGGAGACCATTGGCAGGGACCTGCACCGTCAATTCCCTCTGCACGAGATGTTTGTGTCGCCTCAGGGCCACGG gAGGCCTTCTGGTGCCTGGTGCAGATCTGTGAGGTCTACCTCCCTGGGTACTACGGGCCCCACATG GAGGCTGTGCGGCTGGACGCCGAGGTGTTCATGGCCCTGCTGCGGCGGCTGCTTCCGCACGTGCACAAGCACCTGCAGCAGGTGGGCGTCGGACCCCTGCTGTACCTGCCCGAGTGGTTCCTGTGCCTCTTCGCCCGCTCCCTGCCCTTCCCCACAGTGCTGCGTGTCTGGGATGCCTTCCTCAGTGAGG GAGGAGGACTCACAGGGGTGGCTGTGGAGGCCTGGGGCCAGAGAGGCCACTGTCCCCAGGGGCCAGGCTACAGTCTACGAAGCAGGGAGGGCTTGGAGCCATGAAgccagagaggtggaggctgggggCCAGGCCAAGAACAGGAGGGGAGTCGGAGCAGAGCCAAGCTGGACTCCCTGTGTCTTTGGGACTCTGCCTTGA
- the TBC1D10C gene encoding carabin isoform 4 (isoform 4 is encoded by transcript variant 6), which translates to MLAPVVWGPCVPEEQPWHLSGAGRGPWRPTVDGDHWQGPAPSIPSARDVCVASGPRQGLLQVLKAYTLYRPEQGYCQAQGPVAAVLLMHLPPEEAFWCLVQICEVYLPGYYGPHMEAVRLDAEVFMALLRRLLPHVHKHLQQVGVGPLLYLPEWFLCLFARSLPFPTVLRVWDAFLSEGARVLFRVGLTLVRLALGTAEQRGACPGLLETLGALRAIPPAQLQEEAFMSQVHSVVLSERDLQREIKAQLAQLPDSAPGPPPRPQVRLAGAQAIFEAQQLAGVRRGAKPEVPRIVVQPPEEPRPPRRKPQTRGKTFHGLLTRARGPPIEGPPRPQRGSTSFLDTRF; encoded by the exons ATGCTGGCCCCTGTTGTGTGGGGCCCATGTGTGCCAGAAGAACAGCCCTGGCACCTATCAG GAGCTGGCAGAGGCCCCTGGAGACCCACAGTGGATGGAGACCATTGGCAGGGACCTGCACCGTCAATTCCCTCTGCACGAGATGTTTGTGTCGCCTCAGGGCCACGG CAGGGGCTCCTGCAGGTGCTCAAGGCCTACACCCTGTATCGACCGGAGCAGGGCTACTGCCAGGCCCAGGGGCCCGTGGCTGCTGTGCTGCTCATGcacctgcccccagag gAGGCCTTCTGGTGCCTGGTGCAGATCTGTGAGGTCTACCTCCCTGGGTACTACGGGCCCCACATG GAGGCTGTGCGGCTGGACGCCGAGGTGTTCATGGCCCTGCTGCGGCGGCTGCTTCCGCACGTGCACAAGCACCTGCAGCAGGTGGGCGTCGGACCCCTGCTGTACCTGCCCGAGTGGTTCCTGTGCCTCTTCGCCCGCTCCCTGCCCTTCCCCACAGTGCTGCGTGTCTGGGATGCCTTCCTCAGTGAGG GTGCCAGAGTACTGTTCCGTGTGGGGCTGACACTGGTGCGCCTGGCGCTGGGCACTGCAGAGCAGCGAggggcctgccctggcctcctggaGACACTGGGAGCCCTTCGAGCCATCCCCCCCGCGCAGCTGCAGGAGGAGGCCTTCATGTCACAG GTGCACAGCGTGGTGCTGTCAGAGCGGGACCTGCAGCGGGAGATCAAGGCCCAGCTGGCCCAGCTGCCCGATTCCGCGCCGGGACCCCCGCCCCGGCCACAGGTCCGCCTCGCCGGGGCCCAAGCCATCTTTGAGGCCCAGCAGCTGGCAGGAGTGCGACGAGGCGCCAAGCCTGAGGTGCCTCGGATTGTGGTGCAGCCCCCGGAGGAGCCCAGACCACCGCGGCGGAAACCCCAGACCCGCGGCAAGACTTTCCATGGGCTCCTGACTCGGGCCCGGGGCCCCCCCATCGAGGGGCCCCCCAGGCCCCAACGAGGCTCCACCTCCTTCCTGGACACCCGCTTCTGA
- the TBC1D10C gene encoding carabin isoform X4, whose amino-acid sequence MLAPVVWGPCVPEEQPWHLSGAGRGPWRPTVDGDHWQGPAPSIPSARDVCVASGPREAFWCLVQICEVYLPGYYGPHMEAVRLDAEVFMALLRRLLPHVHKHLQQVGVGPLLYLPEWFLCLFARSLPFPTVLRVWDAFLSEGARVLFRVGLTLVRLALGTAEQRGACPGLLETLGALRAIPPAQLQEEAFMSQVHSVVLSERDLQREIKAQLAQLPDSAPGPPPRPQVRLAGAQAIFEAQQLAGVRRGAKPEVPRIVVQPPEEPRPPRRKPQTRGKTFHGLLTRARGPPIEGPPRPQRGSTSFLDTRF is encoded by the exons ATGCTGGCCCCTGTTGTGTGGGGCCCATGTGTGCCAGAAGAACAGCCCTGGCACCTATCAG GAGCTGGCAGAGGCCCCTGGAGACCCACAGTGGATGGAGACCATTGGCAGGGACCTGCACCGTCAATTCCCTCTGCACGAGATGTTTGTGTCGCCTCAGGGCCACGG gAGGCCTTCTGGTGCCTGGTGCAGATCTGTGAGGTCTACCTCCCTGGGTACTACGGGCCCCACATG GAGGCTGTGCGGCTGGACGCCGAGGTGTTCATGGCCCTGCTGCGGCGGCTGCTTCCGCACGTGCACAAGCACCTGCAGCAGGTGGGCGTCGGACCCCTGCTGTACCTGCCCGAGTGGTTCCTGTGCCTCTTCGCCCGCTCCCTGCCCTTCCCCACAGTGCTGCGTGTCTGGGATGCCTTCCTCAGTGAGG GTGCCAGAGTACTGTTCCGTGTGGGGCTGACACTGGTGCGCCTGGCGCTGGGCACTGCAGAGCAGCGAggggcctgccctggcctcctggaGACACTGGGAGCCCTTCGAGCCATCCCCCCCGCGCAGCTGCAGGAGGAGGCCTTCATGTCACAG GTGCACAGCGTGGTGCTGTCAGAGCGGGACCTGCAGCGGGAGATCAAGGCCCAGCTGGCCCAGCTGCCCGATTCCGCGCCGGGACCCCCGCCCCGGCCACAGGTCCGCCTCGCCGGGGCCCAAGCCATCTTTGAGGCCCAGCAGCTGGCAGGAGTGCGACGAGGCGCCAAGCCTGAGGTGCCTCGGATTGTGGTGCAGCCCCCGGAGGAGCCCAGACCACCGCGGCGGAAACCCCAGACCCGCGGCAAGACTTTCCATGGGCTCCTGACTCGGGCCCGGGGCCCCCCCATCGAGGGGCCCCCCAGGCCCCAACGAGGCTCCACCTCCTTCCTGGACACCCGCTTCTGA